DNA sequence from the Leptospirillum ferrooxidans C2-3 genome:
AAGAATCAATCTTGATGCCGGTATTACGGAAAATCTCAAATCGGCACAATCTTTTGAGAAGTCCACGAATATTTTTGATTCCCTGGGGATCCAGCACCTGTTGACCTACAAGTTCCATCCTACATCGGTTGCGGGACAGTGGGCTTTTGAGGCGAAGCTCGACGGGGCGGCTGTGACCAAGGGCGGAGGTTCGATTTCCTATATTCCAAAGGGTCACAAAAGGTCGATTTCAACCAAGGGAATGGTGGGACTCATCAACTTCGACGGAAACGGAAATGTGGCGAGTGTCAATTATGGGGGAACGCCTGTCAAAAGGGATAATAACGGTGTTTCCCATGCCCGGTATACGACCTCCCTCGACGACAAGGCCAAGACACCGGTCACCCTTGATATCGTCATGCCCAAACCGGGAGAAAAAGTTCGTTCGAACCATATCAATGGTGTGACACAGCAGGTTCTCGACCTGACGCAGTACAATGCTCCGGCGGCGACGATCGAGGAGACCCAGGACGGCTACAAGTCGGGGGATCTGAACAACCTGGCGGTTGACCGGGCCGGCAAGATTGTCGGATCTTTTACCAATGGCGTCCAGAAGGTTCTGGCGGGTCTTTCGATCGCGAATTTCAACAATCCAAGCGGTCTCGCCAGTATCGGCGGCAATGCCTATGCGGAAAGCATCGCCTCAGGGGTGCCAAGCTACGGTCAGGCGGGTGTCGGTGGAAGGGGGACGGTATTGGCCAACTCGCTGGAACTTTCCAATACCGATCTTGGTCGTCAAATGGTTGACATGATTACCGCCGAAAGGGGATATCAGGCCTCCGCGTCGGTGATCGCGACAGACAACACGATCATGAATACACTTCTGACCCGTTTGGGTTAATATCCCTGTAAAAAGGGAAAGATTCAAAGGGAAAGGGAGGCTTCGGCCTCCCTTTTTTATTGCGTTCAGGGGGAAGCAATCTTTCTGGTATCATTATTGCGTATTCAGGACAGGAAAACGGAAATATCCATCATGAGGAGGAACAATGGCCGAAGATTCAGAGAATGAAGAAGAGGGAGCGTCTCCCGCGAAATCCGGCGGAAAGAAAAAGCTGATCATCATAGGGGCGGTGGTCGTTTTGCTCCTGGGCGGCGGGGGAGCTTTTTTCTTTCTTCACCACAAGGGTAAAAAACCTTCCGAAGTCCCGATGTCTCCCAAAGAGCTTGAAGGTCTCGTCAAGAAAAATCCCATTGTCGACCTGAAATCCTTTGTGGTGAATTTGGCGGTCGCTCCCAATGCCCTTCCCAAATATTTGAAACTGAAGGTGGCGCTCAAGCTCAATAATCCGGAGGTGGCAAAAGAAATTGAATACCGGATGCCCGAGATCCAGAATATCATTCTGATCCTTCTGGGATCGGAGACGGAG
Encoded proteins:
- a CDS encoding flagellar hook protein FlgE, whose translation is MGVLSSMYVATSGLSAMGTDMSVIGNNITNMNTIGFKQGRAVFANIYSQTLTGRSNSVNNSQPGTGVYVDGIQSEFSQGSIENTNNGLDLAVQGNGFLTLRTKAGAKVFSRAGELALDKKGRIVDPDGRVLQGYLYKNGKMGSLLSDISVPQSTIPPKATQNVFSRINLDAGITENLKSAQSFEKSTNIFDSLGIQHLLTYKFHPTSVAGQWAFEAKLDGAAVTKGGGSISYIPKGHKRSISTKGMVGLINFDGNGNVASVNYGGTPVKRDNNGVSHARYTTSLDDKAKTPVTLDIVMPKPGEKVRSNHINGVTQQVLDLTQYNAPAATIEETQDGYKSGDLNNLAVDRAGKIVGSFTNGVQKVLAGLSIANFNNPSGLASIGGNAYAESIASGVPSYGQAGVGGRGTVLANSLELSNTDLGRQMVDMITAERGYQASASVIATDNTIMNTLLTRLG
- a CDS encoding flagellar basal body-associated FliL family protein translates to MAEDSENEEEGASPAKSGGKKKLIIIGAVVVLLLGGGGAFFFLHHKGKKPSEVPMSPKELEGLVKKNPIVDLKSFVVNLAVAPNALPKYLKLKVALKLNNPEVAKEIEYRMPEIQNIILILLGSETEEDLSSTGGKLALRNQIQHRINSILTLGRVSSVYFTEFVIQ